CAGCCCGTCTTGTCGCTTCCCGGTGCCGGTTTCGCATCGAGATGCTGCTGAGCACTCCGAGAATGCCCATCGTCATGATGAGTGACGTCCCGCCGTAACTGACGAGCGGAAGCGTGACCCCCGTCCCCGGGAACCAGCCCGACATCGCCCCGATATTGATCCCGGTTTGGACCATGATTTGGGCAGCGATGCCGAATGAAACGAACATCGCGAAGTGACTATCGCTATGGTTAGCGATATTGACGGCGCGGAACGCGATGAAAAAGAGCAGGACGAGGACGACGACGACACCGACAAAACCGAGCTCTTCCGCGATGATGGACATGATGTAGTCCGTCTCCGGTTCGGGCAGATACCCATACTTCTGATAACTGTTGCCGAGACCGACACCGGTCAACCCACCATGTACAATCGAGATGATCGACATGAGCAATTGGTGACCATAGCCTTCAGGGTCCATGAACGGATTGAAGACGACTTCGATTCGACTGCGCTGGTTTTCCGAGAAGATGGTCGTGAACATCAAATAGACGGCCCCAATCCCAGCGAGCACCGACGGGATGATGATTCGGAGCGGCGCCCCGACAGCGAGCCACATGAGGAACATGATGGCGCCGAGAACGAACAACCCCCCCATATCCGGTTGGCCGTTGATGGCAATCGCATACGGGAGAAAGAAGTAGATGACCGGAATCACGAAGAAGGCACCGGCTTGGGCCCGTAATCCTTTTTTCGTGATCGCGGCTCGGCCGAGTCGTCCCGGCAACCCTTTCAGTTCATTGTTCCACAGCTGGTGATAATAGTTCGCGAGCAATAAAATCAACACGAACTTGGCGATCTCGACCGGTTGCATCGTGAATCCGCCAATGATGAGCCACGCCCGCGCCCCGTTGAGCGGTATCATCGCCCACGTGATGAACAAGAGCACGACCGATACGAAATAGAGGCCGTACAAAATATTTGGTTTTCGAAAGTTCTCATAGCGGAACATCGTCGCAATCAAATAGACGACAATCCCGAGTCCAGCGTAGAAGAGTTGCCGATAGAACAAACCGCTGTTCGCGTAATCCCCGCGATTCCATACGCTCGCACTGTAAATCATGATCGAGCTGATTCCGACAAGCATGAGCACCGCAATGAACAGTGAGAAATCAAAGTACCGAAACCGAGTTTTCATGTTTTCACTTCCTTATGTACAACAATCCTTGACCCATTATAAAAAAATACTCAAACAGCGCCGCTTGCACAGTTTGAGTATAAGGTTCATAAATCTGAAGCTTCCGCGAGGGCGGACAGCTTTTGTTCCAATGAATCGAGCAGTCCTTTACCTTCAATGTCTGAAATGAGTCCAAGACGGACCGCAAAATCAATTTGGCGTGATAGACCGAACATATGTGTATCAAGCACCTCTTCATAAAGCGGGCACTTCGGCATTTTTAGGTTTTCTAACTGCACTTCAATCAAACAACGGATTTTTTCAGCGTCTGCCTCTAATAGTTGAAGCGCTTGCTCCCGTTGGACTGCAGCCAAATTTGTCGCCACTACGACCCCTCCTCCGTACAATGACAGACTGTTTGTCATAACTCAACTGTACATTATATTTCATCATAATTCAATGAACAGTCTGGATTCACTACGAGTTTCTCGCAGTTTCCCTTTTTCCCCGGAAGAGCTGTATAATGTACAGTGTATCGTGAATAAAGGGGGCGTATCAATGATTTTTCCACTAGACGGAGCGGTTCGTCACGCGTTGACGATCGACCCGACCGTATGGATTTTCGACGACCGCAAGCGGAACATCGAGGAACTCGACCGCGCGGTTGAGAATGATAATGAAGCGTATTATGCCAAGATGGGGAAGGCATGGGACGACGGCTTGACACAAGGGACACGTGTCGACCACAATAAACCGATGACTCGGGCCGATAAAGACGCGGCGCTTCGCGACTCGTTCGCGATGCCGTTCGCTCCGTTCCTGCAAAACGCTGAACCAATCGCTACGGCGACACACGTCAGCTTTTATGGGGAATCGGTGCTCACGCTACCAATCGATGAGGCGCGCACCGTCTATCTACAGTTCTCGAAGGACGGGAAAGTGCTCACGGACGGCCCGGTATACGTCTTGCATAATCAGCAAGTTTTGCGCGGCGTCCACCATATCGCAGTGCGAACAGAAGCTTGATCGAGAAGGCCATAGCGCCTTCTCATTTTTTTGGACTTTTTACTTCACAAAGTGTAACATATAGGTTATGGAAAAACTTCATGTTTGAAAGGTCGTGACGCTTACGTATCCTTTATGGAAGAAAAACTTAATCATCGTTTGGATCGGTAGCTTTTTGACGGCGGCCTCGATGAGCCTCGTCTTACCGTTCCTCCCCTTATTTATCGAAGAGCTGGGGGTCACGAATCCCGATCACGTCGTCACCTGGTCAGCCGTCGCTTTCGGGGCCACATTCCTCGTGGCCGCCATCGTCTCCCCGCTCTGGGGAAGGCTCGCCGACCAAAAAGGCCGCAAACTGATGCTCATTCGGGCAAGTCTCGGCATGGCTGTCGTGATGACGCTCATCAGTTTCGTCCAAGACGTGTATCAACTCGTCGGGCTTCGGCTCCTCATGGGTGCCGTCTCCGGGTTCATCTCGGCAGGGATCACCCT
This sequence is a window from Exiguobacterium mexicanum. Protein-coding genes within it:
- a CDS encoding FtsW/RodA/SpoVE family cell cycle protein, which gives rise to MKTRFRYFDFSLFIAVLMLVGISSIMIYSASVWNRGDYANSGLFYRQLFYAGLGIVVYLIATMFRYENFRKPNILYGLYFVSVVLLFITWAMIPLNGARAWLIIGGFTMQPVEIAKFVLILLLANYYHQLWNNELKGLPGRLGRAAITKKGLRAQAGAFFVIPVIYFFLPYAIAINGQPDMGGLFVLGAIMFLMWLAVGAPLRIIIPSVLAGIGAVYLMFTTIFSENQRSRIEVVFNPFMDPEGYGHQLLMSIISIVHGGLTGVGLGNSYQKYGYLPEPETDYIMSIIAEELGFVGVVVVLVLLFFIAFRAVNIANHSDSHFAMFVSFGIAAQIMVQTGINIGAMSGWFPGTGVTLPLVSYGGTSLIMTMGILGVLSSISMRNRHREATRRAEIREKSAENVQGSSLHVVR
- a CDS encoding YlaN family protein, encoding MATNLAAVQREQALQLLEADAEKIRCLIEVQLENLKMPKCPLYEEVLDTHMFGLSRQIDFAVRLGLISDIEGKGLLDSLEQKLSALAEASDL